The Streptomyces sp. NBC_01689 genome includes a window with the following:
- a CDS encoding non-ribosomal peptide synthetase, which yields MGANVEADREYWGRVLAAGGFTPAPRWTAEPVAGVAGYEAAVPADVTEAVRRLARDVGAPVTSVLLAAHAKVLAVLSGEPEVVTGYAAAGTGTRPLPCRLTVTPRSWRQLLVSVRGAENDLLAHRDFPVEELRRETGAAGPAYEITFDPAGTADALAEDVMLDVGWCEGAGEPVLRLRYRTETLDAGCAARIAGYHLTALALMTADPDADHASRSLLSPEEVRYQLQALDGPRRPLPEGRAHELFEQRVRMHPETVAAVHGEQAWTYGELNAHANRLARALLARGLGREEPVGVVTERNLDWLAAVLAVFKAGGVYLPIEPHFPAGRVEATLSRAGCRLVLTESGSTDSLDRALDALPGVERLLMETAYAERHDDGDVGVRVTAGQLAYIYFTSGSTGEPKGAMCEHAGLLNHLYAKIDDLGIDQDRVVAQTAPQCFDISLWQLLAALLVGGRTLIVGQKVIVDVERFVDTLVEGRVGVAQLVPSYLEVVVSYLEQHPRELPDLTRVSVTGEALKRELVQRWFAIQPAIGLVNAYGLTETSDDTNHEIIEAVPDRVLLGRAVSNVHVYVVDDHLSLVPLGAPGLIAFSGVCVGRGYVNDPERTREAYRTDPYRSGERLYLGGDRGRWHPGGSLEFLGRRDNQVKIRGFRIEIGEVENTLLRVPGVRDGAVVAAESAGGGSRLIAYYSGRSLSADTLREALGAVLPDYMIPAAFHWQPSLPLTANGKIDTKALTALARQATDGGADDRATEPGGAPHTPAEKRLARVWAELLGVPEHGVGRRDHFFDSGGTSLTAVKLTVALDRAVSLKDITTHPVLADLAALLDGAAPRRHELLQRLAESDGPAEYALVCFPHAGGNAVNFRPMAAALAATGHGPTVYAVDPPGHDPAVHDEPFVPLADLVARVVAEIAARGLTRVALWGHSSGAAPALATARLLRAHGVDVPRVFLGAQLLGTADERRAAVIALAERGNAEIAAALGSDGGYTGLGELNTPHTERVGAAYRNDCVAAHRYLTDALENPPAAKLAVPVTVVVAADDPHTAGSADRYRDWQLLAEQVELHQLADGGHYFPRTRPDAAAQAVLDATELLATELLATPSPG from the coding sequence ATGGGAGCGAACGTGGAGGCGGACCGGGAGTACTGGGGCCGTGTGCTGGCCGCCGGGGGATTCACCCCGGCCCCGAGGTGGACGGCGGAGCCGGTCGCGGGCGTGGCCGGGTACGAGGCCGCGGTACCGGCCGACGTGACGGAGGCGGTGCGCCGCCTGGCCCGCGACGTGGGCGCGCCGGTGACCTCGGTGCTGCTGGCCGCGCACGCCAAGGTGCTGGCCGTGCTGTCCGGCGAGCCGGAGGTGGTGACCGGATACGCCGCCGCCGGGACGGGCACGCGTCCACTGCCCTGCCGGCTCACCGTCACCCCGCGGTCCTGGCGCCAACTCCTGGTGAGTGTCCGCGGGGCCGAGAACGACCTGCTGGCCCACCGTGACTTCCCCGTGGAGGAGCTGCGCCGGGAGACCGGGGCGGCCGGACCCGCGTACGAGATCACGTTCGACCCGGCCGGGACCGCGGACGCCCTGGCCGAGGACGTGATGCTCGACGTGGGCTGGTGCGAGGGCGCCGGGGAGCCGGTGCTGCGGCTGCGGTACCGCACCGAGACACTGGACGCCGGGTGCGCCGCGCGGATCGCCGGGTACCACCTCACCGCGCTCGCGCTGATGACGGCCGACCCGGACGCCGATCACGCGTCGCGGAGTCTGCTGTCGCCCGAGGAGGTGCGGTACCAGCTCCAGGCACTGGACGGACCGCGGCGTCCGCTGCCGGAAGGCCGGGCGCACGAGCTGTTCGAGCAGCGGGTGCGGATGCATCCGGAGACGGTGGCGGCCGTCCACGGCGAACAGGCGTGGACGTACGGCGAACTCAACGCCCACGCGAACCGGCTCGCGCGCGCCCTGCTCGCCCGCGGACTCGGCCGCGAGGAGCCGGTCGGCGTCGTCACCGAACGCAACCTCGACTGGCTGGCCGCCGTCCTCGCGGTGTTCAAGGCCGGCGGCGTCTATCTGCCGATCGAGCCCCACTTCCCCGCGGGACGCGTGGAGGCGACCCTGTCACGCGCCGGGTGCCGGCTCGTGCTCACCGAGTCCGGCAGCACCGACAGCCTCGACCGGGCGCTGGACGCGCTGCCGGGCGTCGAACGGCTGCTGATGGAGACCGCCTACGCGGAACGGCACGACGACGGCGACGTCGGCGTGCGCGTGACGGCCGGTCAACTGGCCTACATCTACTTCACCTCCGGCTCCACCGGCGAGCCCAAGGGCGCGATGTGCGAGCACGCGGGCCTGCTCAACCACCTCTACGCCAAGATCGACGACCTCGGGATCGACCAGGACCGGGTGGTGGCGCAGACGGCACCCCAGTGCTTCGACATCTCCCTGTGGCAGCTGCTCGCCGCGCTGCTCGTCGGCGGGCGGACGCTGATCGTCGGACAGAAGGTGATCGTCGACGTGGAGCGGTTCGTCGACACCCTGGTCGAGGGCCGGGTGGGGGTGGCACAACTCGTGCCCTCCTACCTGGAGGTGGTGGTGTCGTACCTGGAACAGCACCCCCGCGAACTGCCCGATCTGACCCGGGTGTCGGTGACCGGAGAGGCGCTGAAGCGGGAGCTGGTCCAGCGCTGGTTCGCGATCCAGCCCGCGATCGGACTCGTCAACGCCTACGGGCTGACCGAGACGTCGGACGACACCAACCACGAGATCATCGAGGCCGTGCCGGACCGCGTCCTGCTCGGGCGCGCGGTCAGCAACGTGCACGTCTACGTCGTCGACGACCACCTGTCCCTGGTACCGCTCGGCGCCCCGGGCCTGATCGCCTTCTCCGGGGTCTGCGTGGGCCGCGGGTACGTGAACGACCCCGAGCGGACCAGGGAGGCCTACCGGACGGACCCCTACCGTTCCGGGGAGCGGCTCTATCTGGGCGGCGACCGGGGGCGCTGGCATCCGGGCGGCTCGCTGGAGTTCCTCGGGCGCCGGGACAATCAGGTCAAGATCCGCGGCTTCCGCATCGAGATCGGCGAGGTGGAGAACACCCTGCTGCGGGTGCCCGGCGTCCGGGACGGCGCGGTGGTGGCCGCGGAGTCGGCGGGCGGCGGCTCCCGTCTGATCGCCTACTACAGCGGCCGGTCCCTGAGCGCCGACACCCTGCGGGAGGCACTGGGCGCCGTACTGCCCGACTACATGATCCCCGCCGCCTTCCACTGGCAGCCGAGCCTGCCCCTGACCGCCAACGGGAAGATCGACACGAAGGCCCTGACCGCCCTCGCCCGACAGGCCACGGACGGTGGCGCCGACGACCGCGCCACGGAGCCCGGGGGCGCCCCGCACACCCCGGCGGAGAAGCGACTCGCGCGCGTGTGGGCCGAGTTGCTGGGCGTGCCCGAGCACGGTGTCGGCCGGCGGGACCACTTCTTCGACTCCGGCGGCACCTCGCTGACGGCCGTGAAACTGACCGTCGCGCTGGACCGGGCGGTGTCGCTCAAGGACATCACCACCCACCCGGTGCTCGCCGACCTCGCCGCCCTCCTCGACGGCGCCGCGCCCCGGCGCCACGAACTGCTCCAGCGGCTGGCGGAGTCGGACGGACCCGCGGAGTACGCCCTGGTGTGCTTCCCGCACGCGGGCGGCAACGCGGTCAACTTCCGGCCGATGGCCGCCGCCCTGGCGGCCACGGGCCACGGGCCCACGGTCTACGCCGTCGACCCGCCCGGTCACGACCCGGCCGTGCACGACGAGCCGTTCGTGCCCCTGGCGGACCTGGTGGCGCGGGTCGTCGCCGAGATCGCCGCGCGCGGCCTGACCCGGGTCGCGCTCTGGGGTCACTCCTCGGGCGCCGCCCCGGCCCTGGCGACGGCGAGACTGCTGCGCGCACACGGAGTGGACGTACCCCGGGTGTTCCTGGGCGCCCAGCTCCTCGGCACCGCCGACGAACGACGCGCGGCCGTCATCGCCCTCGCGGAGCGCGGCAACGCCGAGATCGCCGCCGCCCTGGGCTCGGACGGCGGGTACACCGGGCTCGGCGAGCTGAACACCCCCCACACCGAACGGGTCGGCGCCGCCTACCGCAACGACTGCGTGGCCGCGCACCGTTATCTCACCGACGCGCTGGAGAACCCTCCGGCGGCCAAGCTCGCCGTGCCGGTCACGGTGGTCGTCGCCGCCGACGACCCGCACACGGCCGGTTCCGCCGACCGGTACCGGGACTGGCAGCTCCTGGCCGAACAGGTGGAGCTGCACCAACTCGCGGACGGTGGCCACTACTTCCCCCGTACCCGGCCGGACGCGGCAGCCCAGGCGGTCCTGGACGCCACCGAACTGCTCGCCACCGAACTGCTCGCCACCCCCTCACCCGGCTGA
- a CDS encoding TauD/TfdA family dioxygenase: MSSSFLAALPEVELHPGKPPILWVDAPADAPAWAAENREALRGQVTEHGALLVRGLELRAPDQVGSVFRGLGGDLLEDREAFAPREIRGPGLYSSSVWPANQPMCMHHELSYRQEFPGLMLFACLTAPGQGGATAVADAERVLQALPAALTERFEREGWLLTRSYNDEIGASLTESFGTDDRTAVERYCRDHAIDFTWEPDGTLRTRQRRDAVVRHPVTGRACWFNQIAFLNEWTLAPEVREYLVDVYGEDGLPFNTRFGDGSPIGEDVVKLVNATYEEHTRREPWRAGDLLLVDNVRTAHSREAFTGEREVLVAMAEPRRSADHRTASDGGAR, from the coding sequence ATGTCGTCCTCGTTCCTGGCAGCCCTGCCCGAGGTGGAACTGCACCCCGGCAAGCCCCCGATCCTGTGGGTCGACGCCCCCGCGGACGCGCCCGCCTGGGCGGCCGAGAACCGCGAGGCGCTGCGCGGCCAGGTCACGGAGCACGGCGCGCTGCTGGTCCGCGGTCTGGAGCTGCGGGCGCCCGACCAGGTCGGGTCCGTCTTCAGGGGGCTCGGCGGCGATCTGCTGGAGGACCGGGAGGCCTTCGCGCCCCGGGAGATCCGCGGCCCCGGCCTGTACTCCTCCTCCGTCTGGCCCGCCAACCAGCCGATGTGCATGCACCACGAGCTGAGCTACCGGCAGGAGTTCCCCGGCCTGATGCTGTTCGCCTGCCTGACCGCGCCCGGCCAGGGCGGGGCGACCGCGGTGGCCGACGCGGAGCGGGTGCTCCAGGCGCTGCCCGCCGCGCTGACCGAGCGCTTCGAGCGCGAGGGATGGCTGCTCACCCGCAGCTACAACGACGAGATCGGGGCGTCCCTGACCGAGTCGTTCGGCACCGACGACCGCACCGCCGTCGAGCGCTACTGCCGCGACCACGCCATCGACTTCACCTGGGAGCCCGACGGGACCCTGCGGACCCGGCAGCGCCGCGACGCCGTGGTGCGGCACCCGGTCACCGGAAGGGCCTGCTGGTTCAACCAGATCGCCTTCCTCAACGAGTGGACGCTCGCCCCCGAGGTCCGCGAGTACCTGGTGGACGTCTACGGCGAGGACGGGCTGCCGTTCAACACCCGCTTCGGTGACGGTTCCCCGATCGGCGAGGACGTCGTGAAACTCGTCAACGCCACCTACGAGGAGCACACCCGGCGCGAGCCCTGGCGGGCCGGCGACCTGCTGCTGGTCGACAACGTGCGCACCGCGCACAGCAGGGAGGCCTTCACCGGGGAGCGCGAGGTGCTGGTCGCCATGGCCGAGCCGCGGCGGTCCGCCGACCACCGGACGGCCTCCGACGGGGGTGCCCGATGA
- the sbnB gene encoding 2,3-diaminopropionate biosynthesis protein SbnB, with protein MTVLPTPLAEDTAPPATPAPTFAVISGAQVHQALSGRERGLVELVEAAYRLHGAGDSVNPPSYFLRFPDRPADRIIALPASIGGPIRVDGMKWISSFPGNVQAGIPRASAVLVLNDHDTGYPFACLESSVISATRTAASAALAADRLSRGRPRPTRVGFVGTGLIARYIHTFLAGTGWTFDSVGVHDLSADSAAGFSGYLREAGTNGRGPKVTVHDSAEELIRACDLVVFATVAGAPHVTDPDWFSHHPVVLNVSLRDLAPEVLLAAANIVDDVEHCLKADTSPHLAEQLTGSRDFLDGTLDDVLTGRVTPPADRTVIFSPFGLGVLDLAVGKYVYDEVARRGDLRLVDDFFHELRRYG; from the coding sequence ATGACCGTTCTGCCCACCCCGCTCGCCGAGGACACCGCGCCCCCGGCGACCCCCGCGCCCACCTTCGCGGTGATCTCCGGCGCACAGGTGCACCAGGCGCTCAGCGGACGCGAGCGCGGGCTCGTGGAACTCGTCGAGGCCGCCTACCGGCTGCACGGCGCGGGGGACTCGGTCAACCCGCCGTCGTACTTCCTGCGCTTCCCCGACCGCCCGGCGGACCGGATCATCGCCCTGCCCGCGTCCATCGGCGGCCCGATCCGCGTGGACGGCATGAAGTGGATCTCCAGCTTCCCGGGCAACGTCCAGGCTGGCATCCCCCGGGCCTCCGCGGTCCTCGTCCTCAACGACCACGACACCGGCTATCCCTTCGCCTGCCTGGAGAGCTCGGTCATCAGCGCCACCAGGACCGCGGCGTCCGCCGCGCTGGCGGCCGACCGGCTCAGCCGCGGCCGCCCGCGCCCCACCCGGGTCGGGTTCGTCGGCACCGGGCTCATCGCCCGCTACATCCACACCTTCCTGGCCGGCACCGGCTGGACCTTCGACTCCGTCGGGGTCCACGACCTGTCGGCCGACAGCGCGGCGGGCTTCTCCGGCTACCTGCGGGAAGCCGGGACCAACGGCCGGGGTCCCAAGGTCACCGTCCACGACAGCGCCGAGGAGCTGATCCGCGCCTGCGACCTGGTGGTCTTCGCCACCGTCGCCGGTGCACCCCATGTCACGGACCCGGACTGGTTCTCCCACCACCCCGTCGTGCTGAACGTCTCGCTGCGCGACCTCGCCCCCGAGGTCCTGCTCGCCGCCGCCAACATCGTGGACGACGTCGAGCACTGCCTGAAGGCCGACACCTCACCCCACCTGGCCGAACAGCTCACCGGGAGCCGGGACTTCCTGGACGGCACCCTCGACGACGTCCTGACCGGACGGGTGACCCCGCCGGCCGACCGGACCGTCATCTTCTCGCCGTTCGGACTCGGCGTTCTCGACCTCGCCGTCGGCAAGTACGTCTACGACGAAGTGGCCCGCAGGGGGGACCTGCGGCTCGTCGACGACTTCTTCCACGAACTGCGTCGGTACGGCTGA
- the sbnA gene encoding 2,3-diaminopropionate biosynthesis protein SbnA, which produces MPVISTPHAFNESQLYVDLRSIFGRSLYLKCEGFNFAGSIKVKAANEMVETAEREGVLRPDSILVESSSGNLGVALSTIAASKGYRFLCVTDSRCNLSTRLLMEALGSEVHVISELDANAGFLGARLDYVRALCASDDRYVWLSQYTNPGNWRAHFRTTAPEIASYFPGLDVLFVGAGTTGTLMGCARYFRTWHRPVRIVAVDSVGSVAFGGAPGRRMIPGLGMSMRPPLLDESFVDEVIRVEEAETIRTCHRMARRGFLFGGSTGTVVSGAMEWLSRHDIPGITAVAVAPDLGERYLDTIYQTNWLHDLYGEHVLDDQVPVGGHQAQTTPDTPDTPDAPPRSRSH; this is translated from the coding sequence GTGCCCGTCATCTCCACACCCCACGCCTTCAACGAAAGCCAGCTCTACGTCGACCTCCGGTCGATCTTCGGGCGTTCGCTGTATCTGAAGTGCGAAGGCTTCAACTTCGCCGGCTCCATCAAGGTGAAGGCCGCGAACGAGATGGTGGAGACCGCCGAGCGCGAGGGAGTCCTGCGGCCGGACTCGATCCTGGTGGAGTCGTCGTCCGGGAACCTGGGTGTGGCGCTGAGCACGATAGCCGCGAGCAAGGGCTACCGGTTCCTGTGCGTCACGGACTCCCGGTGCAACCTCTCGACCCGCCTGCTGATGGAGGCACTCGGCAGCGAGGTGCACGTCATCTCCGAACTGGACGCCAACGCGGGTTTCCTCGGCGCGCGGCTCGACTACGTCCGCGCGCTGTGCGCGTCCGACGACCGCTACGTGTGGCTCAGCCAGTACACCAACCCGGGCAACTGGCGCGCGCACTTCCGCACGACGGCGCCCGAGATCGCCAGCTACTTCCCGGGTCTGGACGTCCTGTTCGTCGGCGCGGGCACCACCGGGACCCTGATGGGCTGCGCCCGGTACTTCCGGACCTGGCACCGGCCGGTGCGGATCGTCGCCGTCGACAGCGTGGGCTCGGTGGCGTTCGGCGGCGCACCCGGCCGCCGGATGATCCCGGGCCTGGGCATGAGCATGCGGCCGCCGCTGCTCGACGAGTCCTTCGTGGACGAGGTGATCCGGGTCGAGGAGGCGGAGACCATCCGTACATGCCACCGGATGGCGCGGCGCGGCTTCCTGTTCGGCGGCTCCACCGGGACGGTGGTCAGCGGTGCGATGGAGTGGCTCAGCCGGCATGACATACCCGGCATCACCGCGGTGGCCGTGGCACCCGACCTGGGCGAGCGCTACCTCGACACCATCTACCAGACCAACTGGCTGCACGACCTCTACGGCGAGCACGTCCTCGACGATCAGGTGCCGGTCGGCGGGCACCAGGCACAGACCACGCCGGACACCCCTGACACACCGGACGCGCCGCCCCGCAGCCGGAGCCACTGA
- a CDS encoding GAF and ANTAR domain-containing protein, whose product MSHEPGEVWEQFAVALAEMARDLLAQDSVQGTLDRIVEHATVLIKDCDDAGILTVRRGEVRALAATGDVVRRADRIQQELREGPCFDAVTDRQQVYVIEDLNRPHERWSRFAPELRKLGMGSVMGFLLFTEDDELGALNLYSHRPRAFDDAARQAGWILASHAAVAFSAARTHQQLGDALETRHEIGEAMGILMERYGLPENAAFGVLKKASQDRNVKLREIARQVCETGEKPG is encoded by the coding sequence ATGTCCCATGAGCCCGGCGAGGTCTGGGAGCAGTTCGCCGTCGCCCTGGCGGAGATGGCGCGCGATCTGCTGGCCCAGGACTCCGTGCAGGGCACCCTGGACCGCATCGTGGAGCACGCGACGGTGCTGATCAAGGACTGCGACGACGCCGGCATCCTCACCGTGCGACGGGGTGAGGTGCGTGCCCTGGCGGCCACGGGCGACGTGGTGCGCCGTGCGGACCGGATCCAGCAGGAACTGCGGGAGGGCCCCTGCTTCGACGCGGTGACCGACCGTCAGCAGGTCTACGTCATCGAGGACCTGAACCGGCCGCACGAACGCTGGAGCCGCTTCGCCCCCGAGCTGAGGAAGCTGGGCATGGGGAGCGTGATGGGCTTCCTCCTCTTCACCGAGGACGACGAACTGGGCGCCCTCAACCTCTACTCGCACCGGCCGCGCGCCTTCGACGACGCCGCCCGGCAGGCGGGCTGGATCCTCGCCTCGCACGCGGCCGTGGCCTTCTCCGCCGCCCGGACGCACCAGCAGCTCGGTGACGCCCTGGAGACCCGCCACGAGATCGGCGAGGCGATGGGCATCCTGATGGAGCGCTACGGGCTGCCCGAGAACGCGGCCTTCGGGGTGCTCAAGAAGGCCTCCCAGGACCGCAACGTCAAACTGCGTGAGATCGCCCGCCAGGTCTGCGAGACCGGCGAGAAGCCGGGCTGA
- a CDS encoding WhiB family transcriptional regulator yields the protein MDNWRESAACRTVDPDLFFPIGSTGPALPQVEEAKAVCRRCPVRDECLRWALDTGQTIGVWGGTSENERRALRRRTVGRAARDAGT from the coding sequence ATGGACAACTGGCGCGAATCGGCGGCATGCCGCACCGTCGACCCCGACCTCTTCTTCCCCATCGGCAGCACGGGCCCCGCGCTTCCGCAGGTCGAGGAGGCCAAGGCCGTCTGCCGGCGGTGCCCCGTCCGTGACGAGTGCCTGCGCTGGGCGCTGGACACGGGGCAGACCATCGGCGTCTGGGGCGGTACGAGCGAGAACGAACGCCGCGCCCTGAGGCGGCGCACGGTCGGCCGGGCGGCCAGGGATGCCGGGACCTAG
- a CDS encoding ATP-binding protein — protein MESDPSGDKRPSDEEVESLAVVFPGELCDVTDARLSAEGYLRVLARASPPSSPEYWDDVLLVVTELAANTIQYAPGPFELRVRPTGDGVQVTLRDSSTTPPTPRRMNPARGAGGIGWHLVHALCHRVNVVVRPDGKDVHALLPW, from the coding sequence ATGGAAAGTGATCCGAGCGGGGACAAGCGGCCGTCGGACGAGGAGGTCGAGAGCCTCGCCGTCGTCTTCCCCGGCGAGCTGTGCGACGTGACCGACGCGCGCCTCTCGGCGGAGGGCTATCTACGGGTCCTCGCGCGGGCGTCACCGCCCTCGTCGCCCGAGTACTGGGACGACGTCCTGCTGGTGGTGACGGAACTGGCCGCCAACACGATCCAGTACGCCCCCGGCCCCTTCGAGCTGCGGGTACGGCCCACCGGTGACGGTGTGCAGGTCACACTGCGCGACAGCAGCACCACACCGCCCACGCCCCGCCGCATGAACCCGGCCCGGGGCGCGGGCGGCATCGGCTGGCACCTCGTCCACGCGCTCTGTCACCGGGTGAACGTCGTCGTCCGGCCCGACGGCAAGGACGTCCACGCCCTGCTGCCGTGGTGA
- a CDS encoding DUF6328 family protein, whose amino-acid sequence MSESAHDEARGDAVRARHDAGRARSDSGRHETEEERADRKWGDLLQEIRVAQTGVQILFGFLLTVVFTPRYAQLEQADRTIYIVTVVLGASATGALIGPVSLHRIVAGRRVKEQAVVWASRLTLAGLVLLLATMTASLLLVLRVATHDDYVPWLVTGIVAWYLFCWFAVPMWVRGRHTAP is encoded by the coding sequence TTGTCGGAGTCGGCACATGACGAAGCGCGCGGCGACGCGGTCCGGGCCCGCCACGACGCCGGGCGGGCCCGGAGCGACTCCGGACGTCACGAGACGGAGGAGGAGAGGGCGGACCGCAAATGGGGTGACCTCCTCCAGGAGATCCGGGTCGCGCAGACCGGCGTGCAGATCCTGTTCGGCTTCCTGCTCACGGTCGTCTTCACACCCAGGTACGCGCAGCTGGAACAGGCGGACAGGACGATCTACATCGTCACGGTCGTTCTCGGCGCCTCCGCCACGGGCGCGCTGATCGGACCGGTGTCCCTGCACCGGATCGTCGCCGGGCGGAGGGTGAAGGAACAGGCGGTCGTATGGGCGTCACGGCTGACGCTCGCGGGGCTCGTCCTGCTGCTCGCGACGATGACGGCGTCGCTGCTGCTGGTCCTGCGGGTCGCCACCCACGACGACTACGTGCCCTGGCTCGTCACGGGGATCGTCGCCTGGTACCTGTTCTGCTGGTTCGCCGTGCCGATGTGGGTGCGCGGCCGTCACACGGCCCCGTGA
- a CDS encoding ATP-binding protein, translated as MCGEYRAHSTGAPTGPPASDSSGPRNPAEVREAVRQALDSSRRSRGPGATTDATAVGDVLLVASELTTNAMLHGGGVTAFEVIPGEREVRLSVSDRSDELPKPVRRADGSAPLQIGGHGWPIVCRLARDIIVSYLQAGGKRITAVVPLSPG; from the coding sequence ATGTGCGGAGAGTACCGGGCGCACTCCACCGGCGCGCCGACCGGACCGCCCGCGTCGGACTCCTCCGGACCGCGCAACCCGGCCGAGGTGCGCGAGGCCGTACGGCAGGCGCTCGACAGCTCCCGACGGTCCCGCGGACCCGGGGCCACGACCGATGCGACGGCGGTCGGTGACGTGCTGCTCGTCGCCTCCGAGCTCACGACCAACGCGATGCTGCACGGCGGCGGGGTCACGGCGTTCGAGGTGATACCCGGCGAGCGTGAGGTGCGCCTGTCGGTGAGCGACCGCAGCGACGAACTGCCCAAGCCGGTACGGCGCGCCGACGGTTCGGCGCCCCTGCAGATCGGTGGGCACGGCTGGCCGATCGTGTGCCGGCTGGCCCGCGACATCATCGTCTCGTATCTCCAAGCGGGCGGAAAGCGCATCACGGCCGTCGTGCCGCTCTCCCCCGGGTAG
- a CDS encoding CsbD family protein, translated as MTKNQKAQAKTEQAKGKAKETVGRTVGNERMTSEGRAEKAKGDTRQAKEKMKDIFRH; from the coding sequence GTGACCAAGAACCAGAAGGCACAGGCGAAGACGGAGCAGGCCAAAGGCAAGGCCAAGGAGACCGTCGGTCGCACCGTCGGCAACGAGCGTATGACCTCCGAGGGCAGGGCGGAGAAGGCGAAGGGTGACACCCGCCAGGCCAAGGAGAAGATGAAGGACATTTTCCGGCACTGA